A genomic segment from Klebsiella africana encodes:
- a CDS encoding histidine phosphatase family protein yields the protein MMQVILVRHAETEWNVKGIIQGHSDSALTLRGERQTSALLAAFAESDYRVECVYASPLGRAWQMGQRLAERFYCSLIAEPALKEQAFGQFEGMTTVALLQNNPDAAEALFTLDAEYCPPGGESLSDASQRMIHFLSSLEKKHHHRTICIVSHGQVIQGVLATLKSGSVDDFQRYAQPNASYAVFELINGSCTVLSWGIATHLRHLD from the coding sequence ATGATGCAAGTGATACTGGTTCGACACGCGGAAACAGAATGGAATGTAAAAGGTATTATTCAGGGACACAGTGATAGCGCATTGACGCTTCGTGGGGAGCGTCAAACATCAGCTTTATTGGCAGCGTTTGCAGAGAGTGATTACCGGGTAGAATGTGTTTACGCGTCTCCACTTGGCCGGGCCTGGCAAATGGGACAGCGCCTGGCTGAGCGTTTTTATTGTTCACTGATAGCTGAACCGGCTCTGAAAGAACAGGCTTTTGGTCAGTTTGAAGGCATGACAACCGTAGCGCTGCTGCAAAATAATCCGGACGCCGCAGAAGCATTATTCACCCTGGATGCAGAGTATTGTCCGCCAGGGGGTGAGTCTCTCTCAGATGCTTCGCAGCGAATGATACATTTTTTATCCAGTCTGGAAAAAAAACATCATCATCGAACAATATGTATTGTGTCTCATGGGCAGGTCATTCAGGGCGTGCTTGCGACGTTAAAAAGTGGATCTGTGGATGATTTTCAACGCTATGCACAACCCAATGCGAGTTACGCCGTTTTCGAGCTGATTAATGGAAGCTGTACCGTTCTAAGCTGGGGGATCGCGACACATTTACGCCACCTGGATTAG
- a CDS encoding MFS transporter, translating to MTQFYNSFWRRNLIVCFIGSFSTVFAMTLMLPFLPLYVEELGVSGHTAVVQWSGVAFSATFITAGLIAPVWGKLGDRYGRKSMLVRASLGMAVTVSLMGLVTNIWQLVGLRLLVGLAGGYSSGATILIAVQAPRERAAWALGIVSSGVMAGNLVGPLAGGWLPGLIGIRTTFFCAGVLIFLSFLMTLTLIREEVQKPADTVAKAGVSWSQLPARTVIICMLCTGLLLMLANMSIEPIITVYVRTLVSEASQITKVAGYVMAAAALGSIISASWLGKLADRIGHLRIITLALTTAGLLLIPQAFVTSGWQLIALRFLMGLALGGLLPCIAAVIRHRVPEGMVGSILGYSVAAQFAGQFIGPLMGGFVGGHIGMRAVFLATSGILLAGAAWNFKIHRQSATR from the coding sequence ATGACCCAATTCTATAACAGCTTCTGGCGGCGAAACCTGATTGTTTGCTTCATTGGCTCGTTCTCAACCGTCTTTGCAATGACCCTGATGCTGCCCTTTCTGCCTTTGTATGTCGAAGAACTGGGTGTTAGCGGGCATACAGCGGTCGTTCAATGGTCTGGCGTGGCATTCAGCGCAACGTTTATCACTGCCGGTTTGATCGCCCCAGTCTGGGGAAAACTCGGTGACAGATATGGACGCAAATCGATGCTCGTGAGAGCCAGCCTTGGCATGGCGGTTACTGTTTCGCTTATGGGGCTGGTGACAAATATATGGCAGCTGGTCGGACTCAGGTTGTTAGTTGGCCTGGCGGGAGGATACTCATCCGGCGCGACAATTCTTATCGCAGTTCAGGCTCCCAGAGAGCGTGCAGCCTGGGCGCTGGGGATTGTTTCATCGGGTGTAATGGCTGGCAATCTTGTCGGTCCACTTGCCGGAGGATGGCTCCCTGGTTTGATCGGTATTCGAACCACGTTTTTCTGTGCAGGCGTACTGATATTTCTGTCATTTCTCATGACCCTTACTCTCATTCGCGAAGAAGTGCAAAAGCCTGCGGATACAGTGGCAAAAGCAGGAGTGAGCTGGTCGCAGTTGCCTGCCCGTACTGTAATTATCTGCATGCTTTGCACCGGTCTGCTACTGATGCTGGCCAATATGTCGATAGAGCCCATTATCACAGTCTATGTGCGCACTCTCGTCAGCGAGGCTTCTCAGATAACGAAAGTGGCGGGATATGTGATGGCAGCAGCGGCGCTGGGCAGCATTATTTCCGCCTCATGGCTTGGAAAACTGGCGGACAGGATAGGACATTTACGCATTATCACGCTGGCGCTGACTACGGCCGGTTTACTGCTGATCCCTCAGGCATTTGTCACTTCCGGGTGGCAACTGATTGCCCTGCGTTTCCTTATGGGACTGGCGCTCGGCGGCTTATTGCCTTGTATTGCAGCAGTGATACGTCATCGTGTACCAGAAGGGATGGTGGGCAGCATTCTTGGCTATTCCGTCGCAGCGCAGTTCGCTGGCCAGTTCATCGGGCCACTGATGGGCGGCTTTGTCGGAGGGCATATCGGTATGCGAGCCGTCTTCCTGGCAACCAGCGGCATCCTGCTAGCCGGCGCTGCCTGGAACTTTAAAATACATCGCCAGTCAGCAACACGCTGA
- a CDS encoding GntR family transcriptional regulator — MNNEHRLQAAPALQDKDESIYQALMTAIVEHQLPPGSKLPEEALAEVFAVSRTGIRKVLQRLAAVQLVTLTPKRGAHVTSPSVEESQAIFRTRALLEVANLPDVIARCQPPHLAALENIIQREQQAHEAHDGPAAIRHSADFHIQLQAISGNPVLTEMVTRLSQRSSLVIAAWGAPWRQGCRCDDHQQLVGLLRDKALQPLSEALMHHFDHIVASLCFERDGVSLPDFSRLFASHKES, encoded by the coding sequence ATGAATAATGAACATCGTCTCCAGGCCGCGCCAGCGCTGCAGGACAAGGACGAAAGCATTTACCAGGCGCTGATGACGGCTATCGTCGAACATCAGCTACCGCCGGGCAGCAAACTGCCGGAAGAGGCACTGGCGGAGGTCTTCGCCGTGAGCCGCACCGGCATCAGAAAGGTGCTGCAACGACTCGCCGCTGTGCAACTGGTCACGTTGACGCCCAAACGTGGTGCACACGTTACCAGCCCGAGTGTGGAAGAGTCCCAGGCGATCTTTCGCACCCGGGCGCTGCTTGAGGTCGCCAATCTGCCGGATGTGATCGCGCGCTGTCAGCCGCCGCATCTGGCGGCGCTGGAGAATATTATTCAGCGTGAACAGCAGGCCCATGAGGCGCACGACGGCCCGGCGGCGATCCGCCACTCCGCTGACTTTCATATTCAGCTGCAGGCTATCTCCGGCAACCCGGTGCTCACCGAGATGGTGACCCGCCTCAGCCAGCGATCTTCGTTAGTGATTGCCGCCTGGGGGGCCCCCTGGCGTCAGGGCTGCCGCTGCGACGATCACCAGCAGCTGGTCGGTTTGCTGCGCGATAAAGCCCTGCAGCCGCTCAGCGAGGCGCTGATGCACCATTTTGATCATATTGTCGCCAGCCTGTGCTTCGAGCGCGATGGCGTCAGTCTGCCCGATTTTTCCCGGCTGTTCGCCAGCCACAAGGAGTCGTGA
- a CDS encoding sulfite exporter TauE/SafE family protein, with product MNDIVIIALAGFTTGITTVLFGFGGGFVVVPFVYQLILRQPAIAGNAMHIAVATSTAVMIFNAGWVSYRNWRAGKLAAQTLFPLLWFIAIGAVVGSCLAGILSENIVRALFIFYMLATISDCLLRKGFFTGSARRRLSLPVVTGGGVIIGTIAALLGVGGSVMTVPLLRRHGYAMQECVSASNPLSLPVALCGAVTYAVIGWHSIPLSGFLGFISLKILGLLVLTGWAGIVFSRRAIPAVPDVWYARIYVLLLCLVLLAMLIP from the coding sequence TTGAATGATATCGTTATTATTGCGCTGGCAGGCTTTACTACCGGCATTACCACGGTGCTGTTCGGCTTCGGGGGCGGCTTTGTGGTGGTGCCCTTTGTTTATCAACTGATACTCCGGCAGCCGGCGATCGCGGGCAACGCCATGCATATCGCGGTGGCCACCTCAACGGCGGTGATGATATTTAACGCCGGCTGGGTCAGCTATCGCAACTGGCGGGCGGGCAAGCTTGCCGCACAGACACTGTTTCCGTTGTTATGGTTTATTGCCATTGGGGCGGTGGTGGGCTCCTGTCTGGCGGGGATATTGAGCGAGAATATCGTTCGCGCGCTGTTTATTTTCTATATGCTGGCAACCATCAGCGATTGTTTGTTGCGTAAGGGTTTTTTCACCGGCAGCGCTCGACGTCGGCTGTCCCTGCCTGTGGTCACCGGCGGCGGTGTGATTATCGGTACGATCGCCGCATTGTTAGGCGTGGGCGGCAGCGTCATGACGGTGCCCCTGCTACGGCGGCATGGCTATGCGATGCAGGAGTGCGTTAGCGCATCCAACCCGCTTTCTTTACCCGTGGCGCTATGTGGCGCTGTGACCTATGCCGTCATTGGCTGGCACAGCATTCCGTTGAGTGGGTTTCTGGGGTTTATCAGCCTGAAAATTTTAGGCCTGCTTGTCCTGACCGGCTGGGCCGGGATAGTGTTTAGCCGCCGGGCTATCCCTGCGGTACCTGATGTATGGTATGCGCGCATCTATGTGCTGCTGCTGTGCCTGGTGCTCCTCGCCATGCTCATCCCGTAA
- a CDS encoding LysE family translocator: protein MPPIETFMTFLLALTLLEISPGPDMLLTIARGVGQGRRIALLTVLGNVFVAGFVQVSFLVLGLVTIVHAWPVALDLLRWVGAAYLMWLGIKMIATSGTDTRLRKTAKISDWNAVKEGALNSLTNPKSLLFMFAFLPQFVDPAAGPVWLQLLVLGSIQKLAGIVSLGSVAMASGTFGNWLGKHPGIIKWQERFTGVVMIGLGIRMLFSGSGIVSKTAR, encoded by the coding sequence ATGCCTCCCATCGAAACGTTTATGACTTTCCTTCTCGCCCTGACGCTTCTGGAGATTTCTCCGGGGCCAGACATGTTGCTGACCATTGCCAGAGGAGTGGGGCAGGGAAGACGTATTGCCTTGCTTACGGTACTGGGTAATGTATTTGTAGCTGGTTTTGTGCAAGTTTCTTTTCTTGTCCTGGGGCTGGTGACCATTGTTCATGCGTGGCCGGTGGCGCTGGATCTGCTTAGGTGGGTCGGTGCGGCTTATCTGATGTGGTTGGGTATAAAAATGATTGCGACTTCAGGCACAGATACGCGGCTGCGGAAAACGGCAAAAATTTCTGACTGGAATGCCGTTAAGGAAGGTGCCCTGAACAGCCTGACTAACCCAAAATCCCTGCTGTTCATGTTTGCTTTTCTTCCTCAGTTTGTCGATCCTGCCGCCGGTCCTGTCTGGCTGCAATTACTTGTCCTGGGCAGTATCCAAAAGCTGGCTGGAATCGTTTCCCTGGGGTCAGTTGCGATGGCATCAGGAACATTTGGAAACTGGCTAGGTAAACACCCAGGTATTATCAAATGGCAGGAACGATTCACAGGCGTTGTCATGATAGGCCTCGGTATCCGCATGTTGTTTAGCGGGTCTGGCATAGTATCGAAAACTGCCCGTTAA
- a CDS encoding GntR family transcriptional regulator, translating into MSQASEVENQLRKLILNMELGPGERLTERWAEATFNASRTPVRAALQKLESEGLVCRDGLRWLVAPIDVSEVEQLCIYREVLEVAALKLSASQMTEEQLNVLENLLKTNTVDASEDVMDDVGTQFHLQLAGLCQNAFIFQGVSDALRRLSRARWLDKAPSNPAWDDHREIIAALRSRDTDKAAELLAIHLCESRLRLLEAINSSRRSLRARGIAVS; encoded by the coding sequence ATGAGCCAGGCATCAGAAGTTGAAAACCAATTAAGAAAACTGATACTTAACATGGAGCTGGGGCCGGGAGAACGGTTAACGGAGCGCTGGGCCGAAGCAACGTTTAACGCGTCACGTACGCCTGTGCGTGCCGCATTACAAAAGCTGGAGTCAGAAGGGCTGGTCTGTCGTGATGGGCTACGCTGGTTAGTGGCACCGATCGATGTCAGTGAAGTTGAACAGCTGTGTATTTACCGGGAAGTACTGGAAGTGGCGGCATTAAAACTTTCTGCCAGCCAGATGACAGAAGAACAACTTAACGTTCTGGAAAACCTGCTGAAAACGAATACCGTGGATGCGTCAGAAGATGTGATGGACGATGTTGGGACACAATTTCATCTCCAGTTGGCCGGTCTTTGTCAGAATGCGTTTATTTTCCAGGGGGTAAGCGATGCCCTGCGCCGGCTTTCACGGGCACGATGGCTCGACAAAGCACCGTCAAATCCCGCGTGGGATGATCATCGAGAAATAATTGCTGCGCTTCGGTCGCGGGATACTGATAAGGCAGCAGAATTACTCGCCATTCATCTGTGCGAAAGCCGCCTCCGCCTTCTTGAGGCAATCAATTCAAGCAGACGTAGCCTGAGGGCGAGGGGTATTGCGGTATCCTGA
- the puuE gene encoding allantoinase PuuE, which translates to MGENQEHYPRDLRGYAGQPPHARWPGGARIAVQFVLNYEEGAENHVLHGDEGSEQFLSDIIGAASYPARHMSMDSLYEYGSRAGFWRIHREFSQRGLPLTVFGVAMALARHPEIVAAIKAADYDVVSHGWRWIHYQHMDIAEEREHLHKAVQVLTDLFGKPPTGWYTGRDSPNTRQLVVEHGGFDYDSDYYGDDLPFWSEVTCSDGSQRPHLIVPYTLDANDMRFATAQGFNTAEQFYTYLKDSFDVLYAEGETAPKMMSVGMHCRLLGRPGRFRALQRFLDYIQQHDKVWVCTRQQIADHWRDVHPYRG; encoded by the coding sequence ATGGGAGAGAACCAGGAACACTATCCTCGCGATCTGCGAGGTTATGCAGGGCAGCCGCCGCACGCGCGCTGGCCGGGTGGGGCGAGGATCGCGGTGCAGTTCGTCCTCAACTATGAGGAAGGCGCGGAGAATCACGTCCTGCATGGCGATGAGGGTTCGGAACAGTTCCTGTCCGATATTATCGGCGCCGCCAGCTACCCGGCACGCCATATGTCGATGGATTCACTCTATGAGTACGGCAGCCGGGCAGGTTTCTGGCGCATCCATCGCGAGTTCAGCCAGCGCGGGCTGCCGCTGACCGTTTTCGGCGTGGCGATGGCGCTGGCGCGGCATCCGGAGATTGTGGCGGCGATCAAAGCCGCGGATTACGATGTGGTCAGCCACGGCTGGCGCTGGATCCACTATCAGCACATGGATATCGCCGAGGAGCGCGAGCATCTGCACAAAGCGGTGCAGGTGCTGACCGACCTGTTCGGCAAGCCACCCACCGGCTGGTATACCGGTCGCGACAGCCCCAACACCCGCCAGCTGGTGGTGGAGCACGGCGGCTTTGACTACGACAGTGATTATTACGGTGATGATTTACCTTTCTGGAGCGAAGTAACCTGCAGCGACGGCAGCCAGCGACCGCACCTGATCGTGCCTTATACTCTTGACGCCAACGACATGCGCTTTGCCACTGCTCAAGGGTTCAATACCGCGGAACAGTTTTATACCTATCTGAAAGACAGCTTTGACGTGCTGTACGCCGAGGGAGAAACCGCGCCGAAGATGATGTCCGTGGGGATGCACTGCCGGCTGCTGGGGCGCCCGGGGCGTTTCCGCGCGCTGCAGCGTTTTCTTGACTATATCCAGCAGCACGACAAGGTGTGGGTCTGCACCCGGCAGCAGATCGCCGACCACTGGCGCGATGTTCATCCGTATCGCGGGTAG
- a CDS encoding NCS1 family nucleobase:cation symporter-1, which yields MPHSSHTQQKKTHEAAAGYSPRLCNDDLAPTRDQNWSWYNIFSFWMSDVHSMGGYVVAASFFTLGLASWQVLLCLLVGICIVQLCANLVAKPSQMAGVPYAVICRQAFGVFGANIPAVIRGLIAFAWYGIQTYLAANALMLVLLKFWPSLASLTSSNFLGLSTLGWLCFATMWLLQAMVFWHGMNAIKRFIDIAGPAVYVVMLALAGWIVYKTGLDGISFTLASKSLSAGEQTWQMITATALVVSYFSGPLLNFGDFSRYGKSMGEIRRGNRWGLPFNFLLFSVVTVVIVSGTQSLFGKMITDPIETVSRVGNDLAVAIGLLTMITATIGINIVANFVSPAFDFSNCAPQKISFRTGGMIAAVGSILLTPWNLFNSPELIHYTLDVLGAFIGPLFGILIADFYLIKRGRVSVDDLFDDTPKGKYWYRNGFNPKAIAALLPSVGLGLIISFIPSLHEVANFSWFIGVFLGATTYRWLARDEREVQATAAFHSGAVAQKE from the coding sequence ATGCCACATTCATCCCACACGCAGCAGAAGAAGACTCACGAGGCAGCCGCCGGCTACAGTCCGCGGCTATGTAATGACGATCTGGCACCGACCCGCGACCAGAACTGGAGCTGGTACAATATCTTTTCATTCTGGATGTCGGACGTGCACAGCATGGGCGGCTATGTTGTGGCGGCGAGCTTCTTTACGCTTGGACTGGCCAGCTGGCAGGTTCTGCTCTGCCTGCTGGTCGGCATCTGTATTGTGCAGCTGTGCGCTAACCTGGTGGCGAAGCCGAGCCAGATGGCCGGGGTGCCATACGCCGTTATCTGCCGTCAGGCGTTTGGCGTCTTCGGCGCCAATATCCCGGCGGTGATCCGCGGGCTGATCGCGTTCGCCTGGTACGGTATTCAGACCTATCTGGCGGCGAATGCCCTGATGCTGGTTCTGCTCAAGTTCTGGCCCTCCCTTGCCTCGCTGACCAGCAGCAACTTTCTCGGACTGTCGACGCTCGGCTGGCTGTGCTTCGCCACCATGTGGCTGCTGCAGGCGATGGTGTTCTGGCATGGCATGAACGCCATCAAACGCTTTATCGATATCGCCGGTCCGGCGGTTTATGTGGTGATGCTGGCACTGGCCGGCTGGATTGTATACAAGACCGGTCTGGATGGGATCTCCTTTACCCTCGCCAGCAAATCCCTGAGCGCTGGAGAGCAGACCTGGCAGATGATCACCGCCACGGCGCTGGTGGTCTCCTACTTCTCCGGGCCGCTGCTTAACTTCGGTGATTTTTCCCGCTACGGCAAAAGCATGGGCGAGATCCGCCGCGGTAACCGCTGGGGTCTGCCGTTTAACTTCCTGCTGTTCTCGGTGGTGACCGTGGTGATTGTCTCCGGCACCCAGTCGCTGTTCGGCAAAATGATCACTGACCCGATCGAAACCGTCAGCCGCGTGGGTAACGATCTGGCGGTGGCCATTGGCCTGCTGACCATGATTACCGCTACCATCGGCATTAATATCGTGGCTAACTTCGTCTCTCCGGCCTTCGATTTTTCCAACTGCGCGCCGCAGAAAATCAGCTTCCGTACCGGCGGGATGATTGCCGCGGTGGGCTCGATACTCCTGACGCCGTGGAACCTGTTTAACTCGCCGGAGCTGATCCACTATACCCTCGACGTACTGGGCGCCTTTATTGGCCCGTTGTTTGGCATCCTGATCGCCGACTTCTACCTGATCAAACGCGGCCGGGTGTCGGTGGACGATCTGTTTGACGATACGCCAAAGGGTAAATACTGGTACCGTAACGGCTTTAACCCTAAAGCCATTGCCGCCCTGCTGCCGTCGGTGGGCCTGGGGCTGATCATCAGCTTTATTCCGTCCCTGCATGAAGTGGCGAACTTTAGCTGGTTTATCGGGGTATTCCTTGGCGCGACGACCTACCGCTGGCTGGCTCGCGATGAGCGCGAAGTACAGGCGACCGCAGCCTTTCATTCCGGCGCGGTAGCGCAAAAAGAGTAA
- a CDS encoding AraC family transcriptional regulator, protein MRNVKIDEVDRLDREVVALGNDYAQGFILPPHRHRRAQLLYGATGLMYVTTQDGEWVVPPQHAVWIPPETVHAVRFAGVTTRSLYIEPDCVAALIKHRRCEVISVSPLLRQLLLDAVDLPPLYDSPRDRMLIQLMLLELAAMPVREFDIPLPQHPALLALCQAFLLNPSIHDPAARWARALFMSPSTFRRHFLKQLGLSFSAWRQRACVVRALAWLIAGKPVNDVALSLGYDNASSFATMFRRVTGQPPSFYHPA, encoded by the coding sequence GTGCGCAACGTAAAAATTGACGAGGTCGATCGACTCGATCGTGAAGTGGTGGCGTTAGGTAATGACTATGCGCAGGGATTTATCCTGCCACCGCACCGGCATCGTCGCGCACAGCTGCTGTATGGCGCGACCGGATTAATGTATGTCACTACGCAGGACGGAGAATGGGTGGTTCCTCCGCAACACGCTGTCTGGATCCCCCCTGAAACCGTGCACGCTGTCAGATTTGCGGGGGTGACCACGCGCAGCTTGTATATTGAGCCAGATTGTGTCGCCGCTTTAATTAAACATCGTCGTTGCGAAGTGATCAGCGTTTCGCCGCTGTTGCGCCAGTTACTGCTTGACGCTGTGGATTTGCCACCGTTGTACGACAGTCCACGCGATCGTATGCTGATCCAGTTGATGTTGCTGGAGCTGGCCGCTATGCCGGTCCGCGAATTTGACATTCCGTTGCCGCAGCATCCGGCACTGCTGGCGCTTTGTCAGGCTTTTTTGCTTAACCCGTCTATCCATGATCCTGCGGCGCGTTGGGCCAGGGCGCTGTTTATGAGTCCTAGTACTTTTCGCCGTCATTTCCTGAAGCAGCTGGGCCTGTCATTTTCCGCCTGGCGTCAGCGAGCCTGCGTGGTGCGCGCCCTGGCATGGTTGATAGCCGGCAAACCGGTGAATGACGTGGCTTTATCTCTTGGATACGACAATGCGTCCTCTTTCGCCACCATGTTTCGTCGCGTGACCGGGCAGCCGCCGTCGTTTTATCATCCAGCCTGA
- the guaD gene encoding guanine deaminase has translation MMDYQTAVRGAFFDIAGVAETPDEVAAQARYLDDGLLFLRDGKIIALLPWQEGEAFLHPLKGYVDQRGKLLLPGFVDAHVHYPQTEMIGAFGEQLLEWLTTYTFPVESQFADADYAQEIAQFFVNQLISHGTTTALVFCTLHPASVEALFSEALRLNMRLIAGKVMMDRHVPDYLCETAGESYEQTRELIRRWHQRGRLGYAITPRFAPTSTPALLEAVQRLRTEFPDTWLQTHLSENREEIAWVKQLWPEHAHYLDVYHHYQLTGERSVFAHGIHLDDAEWQCLHDTGSAVAFCPTSNLFLGSGLFRLPACWQHQVRMGIGSDVGAGTTFSMLRTLGEAYKVGQLQSYRLRASEAFYHATLGGARALRLEENIGNFQPGKEADFVVIDPAVTPLQRLRMGRCHDIYEQLFVLMTLGDERNISETWVNGERVWCQD, from the coding sequence ATGATGGATTACCAGACCGCGGTGCGCGGTGCATTTTTTGATATTGCCGGCGTAGCAGAGACCCCGGATGAGGTGGCCGCTCAGGCCCGTTATCTCGATGATGGCCTGTTGTTCTTGCGGGACGGGAAAATTATCGCGCTGCTGCCATGGCAGGAGGGCGAAGCCTTTCTGCATCCGCTGAAGGGCTATGTTGACCAACGAGGCAAGCTGCTGCTGCCGGGCTTTGTCGATGCTCACGTTCATTATCCGCAGACCGAGATGATCGGCGCCTTTGGCGAACAACTGCTGGAGTGGCTCACCACCTACACCTTCCCGGTGGAGAGCCAGTTTGCCGATGCGGATTACGCGCAGGAGATCGCGCAGTTTTTTGTTAACCAGTTGATTAGCCATGGCACCACCACCGCGCTGGTGTTTTGTACCCTGCATCCGGCCTCGGTGGAGGCGCTGTTCAGCGAGGCGCTGCGCCTGAATATGCGGCTGATCGCCGGGAAAGTAATGATGGATCGCCATGTGCCGGATTATCTGTGCGAAACCGCCGGGGAGAGCTACGAGCAGACCCGGGAGTTAATCCGCCGCTGGCATCAGCGCGGGAGGCTGGGCTATGCTATCACCCCGCGCTTTGCCCCCACCTCAACCCCGGCGTTGCTGGAGGCCGTGCAGCGTCTGCGCACTGAGTTTCCCGACACCTGGCTGCAGACACATCTCAGTGAAAACCGCGAGGAAATCGCCTGGGTTAAACAGCTGTGGCCTGAGCATGCGCACTATCTGGATGTCTATCATCACTATCAGCTCACCGGCGAACGCAGCGTATTTGCTCACGGGATCCATCTCGATGATGCCGAGTGGCAGTGCCTGCATGACACCGGGTCCGCCGTTGCCTTCTGTCCGACGTCGAATCTGTTCCTCGGCAGCGGACTGTTCCGCCTGCCCGCCTGCTGGCAGCACCAGGTACGGATGGGCATCGGCAGCGATGTTGGGGCTGGCACCACCTTCAGCATGCTGCGGACGCTGGGCGAGGCCTACAAGGTAGGTCAACTGCAAAGCTATCGCCTGCGCGCCAGCGAGGCCTTCTATCACGCCACCCTTGGTGGCGCACGCGCCCTGCGCCTGGAGGAGAACATTGGCAATTTTCAGCCGGGCAAAGAGGCGGATTTTGTGGTGATCGATCCGGCGGTCACCCCGTTGCAGCGCCTGCGCATGGGCCGCTGCCATGACATCTATGAGCAGCTGTTCGTGCTGATGACCCTGGGTGATGAACGCAATATCAGCGAGACGTGGGTGAACGGCGAGCGGGTGTGGTGTCAGGATTGA